One genomic window of Nocardioides daphniae includes the following:
- a CDS encoding carboxymuconolactone decarboxylase family protein → MPSTFRIPAAPMEGPLARVVRAVARRTYGQVPDIVPVMWHHRPLLRATLAHERRIARWSALDPHLSSFAVMAAAAPIGCTWCLDFGYYLAHDAGLDEAKVREVPRWRESDVFTPLEREVMAYAEAMTATPPTVTDEQVAALRSALGERALVELTMMVAVENQRSRFNHAAGLASQGFSDVCALPLAAPAPSAGASAVGEPR, encoded by the coding sequence ATGCCCAGCACGTTCCGCATCCCCGCCGCGCCCATGGAGGGGCCCCTTGCCCGCGTCGTCCGCGCCGTCGCACGACGGACGTACGGGCAGGTCCCCGACATCGTTCCGGTGATGTGGCACCACCGCCCGCTGCTGCGCGCCACGCTGGCCCACGAGCGACGCATCGCCCGATGGTCGGCGCTCGACCCGCACCTGTCGTCCTTCGCGGTGATGGCGGCCGCCGCCCCGATCGGCTGCACCTGGTGCCTCGACTTCGGCTACTACCTGGCCCACGACGCCGGGCTCGACGAGGCCAAGGTGCGCGAGGTGCCGCGCTGGCGCGAGAGCGACGTCTTCACCCCGCTGGAGCGTGAGGTGATGGCCTACGCCGAGGCGATGACCGCGACGCCACCCACCGTCACCGACGAGCAGGTCGCCGCACTGCGTTCTGCGTTGGGCGAGCGCGCGCTCGTCGAGCTGACCATGATGGTCGCCGTGGAGAACCAACGCTCACGCTTCAACCACGCCGCCGGGCTGGCCAGCCAGGGGTTCAGCGACGTCTGCGCCCTGCCGCTCGCCGCGCCCGCTCCCTCCGCTGGCGCGAGCGCCGTCGGGGAGCCGCGGTGA